The following coding sequences are from one Gigantopelta aegis isolate Gae_Host chromosome 15, Gae_host_genome, whole genome shotgun sequence window:
- the LOC121390627 gene encoding neuropeptide Y receptor type 1-like translates to MSGDDENETGVGQHRNINLEIEYDHEDSDNIPFTIVYCIFILLIIIGNSMILTVIIWRRELKTPRIVYIVSLITSDMMVASIVIPLAILTQYKLFLGSSVVCKITMFLKYVTVTANLYCIVAIATDRHQVIMSIFKSRPQKSRSALFVFFVWMFAALYSLRPGFTYGLTHHEDKVIRQHMHMNHSLDSVEHEHMRNETDFLTHTTCGLEFERFRHLFIILDFLIICLLPLFIISVLYIRVIAWLVRQRKRNCAVSRTKNQNVKLIQMVLVIVVTYTVCQLPSHVFQMYVYFGPGVDNDAEFIYDVLTIFTYLNSVLNVCIYSLFDTRIYRFVKMAFCCDRTVSVQDIASISQTPTSPRSGRSAANGRTPPNSYL, encoded by the exons ATGTCTGGGGACGATGAAAACGAAACCGGTGTCGGACAACACCGGAACATCAACCTTGAAATCGAATACGACCATGAGGACAGCGACAACATCCCCTTCACCATCGTCTACTGCATTTTCATCCTGCTCATCATCATCGGCAACAGCATGATTCTCACTGTGATCATCTGGAGGAGAGAACTGAAAACGCCGAGAATCGTGTACATCGTGTCCCTCATCACAtcag ATATGATGGTGGCTTCCATCGTCATCCCTCTCGCCATCTTAACGCAGTATAAACTATTCCTGGGATCGTCCGTCGTCTGCAAGATTACCATGTTTCTCAAATACGTCACCGTAACCGCCAACCTGTACTGCATCGTCGCCATAGCAACGGACCGTCACCAAGTCATCATGAGCATCTTCAAGTCGAGACCGCAGAAATCGCGATCGGCTCTGTTCGTGTTCTTCGTCTGGATGTTTGCGGCTCTTTACAGTCTTCGGCCGGGCTTCACGTATGGCCTGACGCACCACGAGGACAAGGTCATACGCCAGCACATGCACATGAACCACTCCCTGGACAGTGTGGAACACGAACACATGCGGAACGAGACGGACTTCTTGACGCACACGACGTGCGGGCTGGAATTCGAGCGGTTCCGCCACCTCTTCATCATCCTCGACTTCCTCATCATCTGTCTGCTCCCGCTCTTCATCATCAGCGTCCTGTACATCCGGGTGATCGCGTGGCTCGTGCGGCAGAGGAAGAGGAACTGCGCAGTCTCGAGGACGAAGAACCAGAACGTGAAACTCATCCAGATGGTCCTGGTGATTGTGGTCACCTACACCGTCTGCCAGCTGCCCTCACACGTCTTCCAGATGTACGTCTACTTCGGGCCCGGCGTCGACAACGACGCAGAGTTCATCTACGACGTCCTCACCATCTTCACCTACTTGAACAGCGTCCTCAACGTCTGCATCTACTCCCTGTTCGACACTAGGATTTACCGTTTCGTCAAGATGGCCTTCTGCTGTGATCGCACGGTCTCCGTTCAGGACATTGCCAGCATCTCACAGACTCCCACGTCACCGCGTAGTGGCCGCTCTGCTGCGAACGGAAGGACGCCTCCAAATTCTTacttgtga